The genomic stretch CCTCAACGATGACTGTCCCTTACCGAAGTAGGAGAAGGATCCGAGAGGAGGAGGTTTATATCTCACCACCTTCTAAGAAAACTACCCCCTGAAGGGGTTTAATCCCCGGGCCTCTTGCAAAGGCATGAGGGGAGAGGCAAGGAACTTTTTAACGAAGACTTCCCGGTCTATGCCTTTGCAAGCTGTAGTGCAAGGTCCAGCCGTTTTAAACATTCCTCTTTACCGAGAATATCCATGAGTTGATATAATTCAGGACCGTGGGTTTGTCCGGTTAAAGCGGCCCGAACAGGCAGGTAGAGATTTTTACCCCCGCTTCCTGTTTTTGCTTTTAGGTAAGCCAGGAGATTCTTAAACGTATCCGGAGTTATTTCCTTCATTCCTTGAAGTTCCTCCCGCAGGACTTCGATAACCCTTTGGGCAGAATCGGTTTTCAAAATTTCTTTAGCCTCCTCACTCCATTCTAGCCAGGAAGTGTAAAAAATCCTGGCATGTTCCGGAAGTTGAGCGAGGGTTTCCACATACCCCCGGGTGACTTGGATGACCCTTTCCAGTTTAGAGAGCTCTTCTGAAGTAGGCTGGTTAGATACCATCCCTGCCCTTTGATAATAAGGAAGAGCCAGAGAACTCAGCTTTTTAATATCTTCGTTTCGAATATAATTCCCACTCATCCAGTTTAGCTTTTTTATATCAAAAATGGCCGCACTTTTCGATACCCGTTTAAGGGAGAATTGACGGATCATCTCCTCCCGGGAGATAATCTCTTGTCCGGATTCCGGAGTCCATCCCAGTAAGGCCAGGTAATTGATTAAGGCCTCCGGTAGATAGCCTGCTTCTCGATATTGAGCCACAGAGGTAGCTCCATGCCGTTTACTCAGCCGGGTATGATCAGGACCCAGGATCATGGAAAGATGGGCAAATTGAGGGGGTTGAAATCCCAGGGCTTCATACAGGAGGAGTTGTCGGGGTGTGTTGGAGATATGATCCTCTCCCCGAATAACATGGGTAATCTGCATCAAGGCATCGTCGATAACCACTGCAAAGTTATAGGGAGCTATACCATCGGAGCGAAGAATGACAAAGTCTCCAATATATTGCTTTTCAAAAACGACTTCACCCCGAACCCAATCCTGAAATCCTACACTTCCCCAAGGGTCGACTTTAAAACGCAGGGCAAAAGGGATCCCTGCGGCTTTTCTTTCTTCAACCTCTTTTGGGCTTAAATTTCGGCATTTTCCACCATATACCGGCATCCGGCCGGCTGCCAGCAACTTTTGTTTTTCGGCTTCCAGCTCTTCCTCTGTACAAAAACAAGGATAGGCTTTCCCGGCATCTACGAGTTTTTGGGCATACTCCCGATACAGGTGAAGCCGCATAGACTGCCGGTAGGGACCGAAGGCGCCCCCTTTATCTGGCCCTTCATCATAATCCAAGCCCAACCACTTCATGTCTTCTAAAATCAACCGATCTGACTCCTGAGTTGAGCGTTCGATATCGGTATCCTCAATACGGAGAATAAAAGTTCCGTGATGATGCCGGGCAAATAACCAGTTGAAAAGCGCCGTCCTGGCATTTCCAATATGTAAATAGCCGGTAGGGCTGGGAGCGAAACGGACTCGAACCGGATTGATTACAGACATAAGACAGGACTCTTTATCTGGGTTAAAATCACCAGGAAGTCCAGAACCCAAAAGTTAACCCCATATTTTCCCCCTCTATTAAGTTTCATCTGTCTTCTGGGATTCCTCAAGACAAGTTCCTTCCTATCTTGTATTCGGTGAATCATGGGTTATCTCTGGGTCTGTTTTCCTTCTCCAATTGAAGAGTTAAGAATTTTTTTATTTCTGATAACAAATTACTTGAAAGACCCTTCTTTTGCAAAAATTTTAAACCTTCCTAATCCTTTGGTTGCTTTATGGCCCGGTGGTGGGGAAACTTTAGACTTCGGGCTGAGGATTCCCAGGCAGGCCAAAATAAAATTATTTTAAACCGCTTATCTGGAAAATAATAATTGACACCATCCGCAGGTTATGATTTTATGATCTAACATAAGAGCTGTCTGTGTATTTCCTAATTTTTGCGAATAAGCAGGTTCATTTTGAATAGCTTTAATAGAAAAACCCTGATTTTCCTTTTAAATCTCCCAGGATCAAAACCTTTTTTAAACCCGAGGAGGTGAAGAGAATGAAACAAGTTATCCAGGTTACGATAAACGGCAAGCCTCGTCAGGATGAGGTGGAACCCAGACTCCTGTTGGTTCATTACCTTCGGGACGTTGTAGGATTAACGGGAACCCATATTGGTTGTGAAACGAGTATCTGTGGAGCTTGTACGGTCTTATTAAATGGAGTTGCGGTTAAGTCCTGTACGATATTGACGGTACAGGCAAACAATGGAGAGGTCGTGACCATCGAAGGATTGGCTACCGATGGTAAGTTACATCCGGTTCAGGAAGGATTCTGGGAACGCCATGGGTTACAGTGTGGTTTCTGCACACCTGGGATGATCATGGCCGGTGTCCAAATTCTTCAAAGAAATCCAAATCCGACCGAGGAGCAGATC from Candidatus Limnocylindrales bacterium encodes the following:
- the gltX gene encoding glutamate--tRNA ligase, with product MSVINPVRVRFAPSPTGYLHIGNARTALFNWLFARHHHGTFILRIEDTDIERSTQESDRLILEDMKWLGLDYDEGPDKGGAFGPYRQSMRLHLYREYAQKLVDAGKAYPCFCTEEELEAEKQKLLAAGRMPVYGGKCRNLSPKEVEERKAAGIPFALRFKVDPWGSVGFQDWVRGEVVFEKQYIGDFVILRSDGIAPYNFAVVIDDALMQITHVIRGEDHISNTPRQLLLYEALGFQPPQFAHLSMILGPDHTRLSKRHGATSVAQYREAGYLPEALINYLALLGWTPESGQEIISREEMIRQFSLKRVSKSAAIFDIKKLNWMSGNYIRNEDIKKLSSLALPYYQRAGMVSNQPTSEELSKLERVIQVTRGYVETLAQLPEHARIFYTSWLEWSEEAKEILKTDSAQRVIEVLREELQGMKEITPDTFKNLLAYLKAKTGSGGKNLYLPVRAALTGQTHGPELYQLMDILGKEECLKRLDLALQLAKA
- a CDS encoding (2Fe-2S)-binding protein, producing the protein MKQVIQVTINGKPRQDEVEPRLLLVHYLRDVVGLTGTHIGCETSICGACTVLLNGVAVKSCTILTVQANNGEVVTIEGLATDGKLHPVQEGFWERHGLQCGFCTPGMIMAGVQILQRNPNPTEEQIREGLEGNLCRCTGYQHIVEAIQYAAQKMRT